From Armatimonadota bacterium, one genomic window encodes:
- a CDS encoding zinc ribbon domain-containing protein — MSEKIEFTSNYSDLSTNQGFQFEVACNRCGTGFRTPFRPSITGTVTGAMDAASSLFGGIFGRAADLSERVRSASWEKAHDAAFKEAMAELRPEFIQCPRCSTWVCRKNCWSVAKGLCKECAPDLGVEMAAAQSSRTVEEIWAHSKMAEEDRSMLKEQSWREGARATCPSCNAPLAKKVKFCPECGAKIQAEAHCTECGAKLAPGAKFCAECGTKTQ; from the coding sequence ATGAGCGAGAAGATCGAGTTCACCAGCAACTACTCGGATCTGAGCACAAATCAGGGCTTTCAGTTCGAGGTCGCCTGCAACCGGTGCGGAACCGGCTTTCGCACACCATTCCGGCCTTCCATCACCGGCACGGTTACCGGTGCGATGGACGCCGCCAGCAGCCTCTTCGGGGGGATCTTCGGCAGGGCCGCTGATCTTTCCGAGCGCGTGCGGTCGGCGAGCTGGGAGAAGGCGCATGACGCGGCCTTCAAGGAAGCCATGGCGGAGCTACGGCCGGAGTTCATCCAGTGCCCGCGCTGTTCGACGTGGGTGTGCCGGAAGAACTGCTGGAGCGTGGCGAAGGGCCTCTGCAAGGAGTGCGCGCCGGACCTGGGAGTGGAGATGGCCGCGGCGCAGTCAAGCCGCACCGTGGAGGAGATCTGGGCCCACTCCAAGATGGCCGAAGAGGACCGCTCGATGCTCAAGGAGCAGAGCTGGCGAGAAGGCGCGCGCGCCACGTGTCCGAGCTGCAACGCCCCGCTGGCCAAGAAGGTGAAGTTCTGCCCGGAGTGCGGCGCAAAGATCCAGGCCGAAGCCCACTGCACGGAGTGCGGGGCCAAGCTTGCTCCAGGGGCGAAGTTCTGCGCCGAGTGCGGCACGAAGACACAGTAG
- a CDS encoding DUF4325 domain-containing protein, whose protein sequence is MALRDIILDTASRRQAFRTADVIRALRGRASRQHVSATINRLVREGRLIKGGSTRGAFYALPRHSSTLGVAVRRRLRNESLREEEVLDGLRRRAPFLGQLRQNVSGILAYAFCEMLNNAIEHSGSRAVEVEITRVGGVLAFVVNDFGVGAFRNVMRQRNLNSELEAIQDILKGKTTTTPAAHSGEGIFFTSKVADVFSLESFNYKLRVDNVVGDTFVGERRPSKRGTRVTFEIAERSARRLDDIFKKYVTDLEEPAFDRSEIQVRLYAHRTIYISRSQARRLLAGLEKFRAVTLDFSGVEIVGQAFVDEVFRVFPGHHPETAIIPANMNDAVRFMVSRARSG, encoded by the coding sequence ATGGCACTCAGGGACATCATCCTTGACACCGCTTCCAGGCGCCAGGCGTTCAGGACCGCCGACGTAATCCGCGCCCTGCGCGGCCGGGCATCCCGCCAGCATGTCAGCGCCACCATCAATCGCCTGGTCAGGGAGGGCCGCCTCATCAAAGGAGGCTCGACCCGGGGCGCCTTCTACGCGCTCCCGCGCCACAGCTCGACCCTGGGAGTTGCGGTCAGAAGGCGGCTGCGCAACGAATCCCTCCGCGAGGAGGAGGTCCTTGACGGCCTGCGGCGCAGGGCTCCGTTCCTGGGGCAGCTGAGGCAGAATGTTTCGGGCATACTTGCCTACGCCTTCTGCGAGATGCTGAACAACGCGATCGAGCACTCCGGGTCTCGCGCCGTCGAGGTCGAGATCACCCGCGTCGGTGGCGTGCTGGCGTTCGTGGTCAACGACTTCGGCGTGGGTGCGTTCCGAAACGTGATGCGGCAGCGCAACCTCAACTCCGAGCTGGAGGCCATCCAGGACATCCTGAAGGGCAAGACGACCACTACCCCCGCAGCCCACTCGGGTGAGGGCATCTTCTTCACCTCCAAGGTCGCAGACGTCTTCTCCCTGGAGAGCTTCAACTACAAGCTGAGGGTGGACAACGTGGTGGGCGACACCTTCGTGGGAGAGCGCAGACCGTCGAAGCGGGGGACCAGGGTGACCTTTGAGATCGCCGAGCGGTCCGCCCGCCGGCTGGACGACATCTTCAAGAAGTACGTGACGGACCTGGAGGAGCCCGCGTTTGATAGGAGCGAGATCCAGGTGCGGCTATACGCACACCGGACCATCTATATCTCCCGTTCGCAGGCCAGGCGACTGCTTGCAGGGCTGGAGAAGTTCAGGGCCGTGACCCTGGACTTCAGCGGTGTTGAGATCGTCGGTCAGGCGTTTGTGGACGAAGTGTTTAGGGTATTCCCAGGGCACCACCCCGAAACCGCCATCATCCCGGCCAACATGAACGATGCCGTGAGATTCATGGTCAGCAGAGCCCGCTCCGGATGA